The following proteins are encoded in a genomic region of Vibrio spartinae:
- a CDS encoding polysaccharide deacetylase family protein: MIEINNLYANHLKLKFGCFFTGLILVLMTPFQVSADTITYPNGAHVAVHLSYDDALSSQLDHAVPTLDQYNIKGSFYLLPGSATLNNEQQVEAWKKVAQNGHELGNHTVFHPCSSKGPNRGWVKPYASLEQRTPEWMAAEVKMANTFLFLLDGQKSRTLTPPCFETMTGSGDYLSAVRPLVAGVYGHTLPKPEEVFWSAHNVSGQQLINYIKRSAANPQTKIIGIKFHGVGGDYLSTSNKAHKKLVRYLAKHHDQYWVTTYKNIVDYIKQQ; the protein is encoded by the coding sequence ATGATAGAGATAAACAATTTATATGCGAATCATCTAAAGTTAAAATTCGGCTGTTTTTTTACCGGATTGATTTTAGTTTTAATGACACCTTTTCAAGTGAGTGCTGACACGATTACATATCCGAATGGGGCGCATGTTGCGGTTCATCTGTCGTATGATGATGCATTATCATCTCAGTTGGATCATGCGGTTCCCACCCTCGATCAATACAATATCAAAGGCTCTTTTTATCTGTTACCGGGCTCAGCAACGCTCAATAATGAGCAACAAGTTGAGGCGTGGAAGAAAGTGGCGCAGAACGGCCACGAACTGGGTAACCATACCGTGTTTCATCCCTGCTCTTCTAAAGGACCCAATCGGGGTTGGGTCAAACCCTATGCCTCTCTGGAGCAGCGGACACCCGAATGGATGGCAGCGGAAGTCAAAATGGCAAATACGTTCCTGTTTTTACTCGACGGGCAAAAAAGTCGGACGTTAACACCACCGTGCTTTGAGACAATGACGGGGAGCGGTGATTATTTGTCGGCTGTCCGGCCATTGGTCGCCGGGGTATATGGACACACACTCCCCAAGCCGGAAGAGGTTTTCTGGTCTGCCCATAATGTATCTGGTCAACAGCTCATCAATTACATTAAACGCTCGGCTGCGAATCCTCAGACTAAAATTATCGGCATCAAATTTCATGGGGTTGGTGGTGATTATTTATCTACAAGCAATAAGGCGCATAAAAAATTGGTGCGATATCTGGCGAAGCATCATGATCAATATTGGGTCACAACCTATAAAAATATTGTCGATTATATCAAGCAACAATAA
- a CDS encoding acyltransferase encodes MMKKIKDFIQIQVRQRLLSLNVWYLNRFFGTHIDATARISLKAKIDKRNGDGIYIDEGTYVAFGVAILAHDMCRHLKADVRIGKNCHIGCNSLILPGVTIGDSCIVAAGAVVTKDVPSNTLVAGNPAMVKKEGIQLNRLGIFPKDSGSKTEE; translated from the coding sequence ATGATGAAAAAAATTAAAGACTTTATACAAATTCAGGTCCGACAACGTCTGCTTTCTTTGAATGTGTGGTACCTCAACCGCTTTTTCGGGACACACATCGATGCAACGGCAAGAATTTCTTTAAAAGCCAAAATCGATAAACGCAATGGTGACGGGATTTATATTGACGAAGGGACATACGTCGCGTTTGGCGTGGCTATTTTGGCACATGATATGTGTCGCCACCTCAAAGCGGATGTCCGGATTGGTAAAAATTGTCATATCGGCTGCAATTCTCTGATCCTACCGGGTGTCACGATCGGTGATTCATGCATTGTGGCTGCGGGAGCTGTTGTGACCAAAGATGTCCCGTCAAACACGTTAGTGGCTGGCAACCCTGCGATGGTCAAAAAAGAAGGGATTCAACTCAATCGGCTAGGGATCTTTCCGAAAGACTCGGGCTCAAAAACGGAAGAATAA